From the Streptomyces nigrescens genome, one window contains:
- a CDS encoding GNAT family N-acetyltransferase, whose amino-acid sequence MSWLPDDFVHPVHVPVPDTALHLRPIREADTALDYPAVMGSRERLWEIFGPAWAWPKETMTYEEDRIDLLRHEKEIAAHQSFNYALLDEEETAILGCVYIDPPERTGSDGEVSWWVVDDLAGGEMERALDALVPQWIAADWPFQQPRYLGRDITWQDWLALPRAS is encoded by the coding sequence ATGAGCTGGCTGCCTGACGACTTCGTCCACCCCGTCCACGTGCCCGTCCCCGACACCGCGCTTCACCTGCGGCCTATCCGCGAGGCGGACACCGCGCTCGACTACCCCGCCGTGATGGGCTCCCGAGAGCGCTTGTGGGAGATCTTCGGCCCGGCCTGGGCTTGGCCCAAGGAGACGATGACCTACGAAGAGGACCGCATCGACTTGCTGCGGCACGAGAAGGAGATAGCCGCGCACCAGTCGTTCAACTACGCGCTGCTGGACGAAGAGGAGACGGCGATCCTCGGCTGCGTCTACATCGACCCGCCCGAGCGCACCGGTTCCGACGGAGAGGTCTCCTGGTGGGTGGTGGACGACCTCGCCGGCGGCGAGATGGAGCGCGCGCTCGATGCGCTGGTGCCGCAGTGGATCGCCGCCGACTGGCCCTTCCAGCAGCCCCGTTATCTGGGCCGCGACATTACGTGGCAGGATTGGCTCGCGCTGCCGCGCGCCTCGTGA